The nucleotide sequence CATCATAGAAGTAGCCATAGAAAAGGGTGTGAAGAAGGTGGTTGCCCTATCCACCGACAAGGCGGTAAGCCCCGTAAACCTGTACGGTGCCACCAAGCTAACCATGGAGAAGCTCTTCATTGCAGGCAATGCCTATGCGGGGGCAAAGGAGACCTCTTTTAGCATAGTGCGGTATGGCAATGTGGTGGGAAGCAGGGGAAGCGTCATACCTTTATTTTTAAAGCTCCTTTCAGAGGGCTGTAAGGAGCTACCCATTACCGATGAGCGTATGACAAGGTTCTGGATAAGCCTTGAAGAGGGTGTAAGGCTCGTTCTTTTTGCCCTTGAGGAATCGGAGGGTGGAGAGGTTTTTGTGCCAAAGATTCCGAGCGTGCGTATTGTGGAGCTGGCAAGGGCTTTGTGTCCTGACTGCAGCTTTAAGTTCATAGGCATAAGACCGGGCGAGAAGCTTCACGAGAGCCTTATAGCTGAAGATGAGGCAAGGGATGTAAGGCTTGTAGAGGGTGAGGGAAGGCATTATTTTGTATTGCTTCCGCAGTTTAGCTTTGAGGCAAAGGCTTTAGAAAAGTGGAAGGCTTTTCCAAAAATGCCAGAGGGCTTTTTCTACAGGAGCGACCAAAACGACTGGTGGCTGGAGGGTGAGGAGCTGAGAGCTTTTCTTAATAAAGCTCTGAAGGACGTTGAAACATGATACCCTACGGCAGACAGCTTATAGATGAAGAAGACAT is from Hydrogenobacter sp. and encodes:
- a CDS encoding polysaccharide biosynthesis protein codes for the protein IIEVAIEKGVKKVVALSTDKAVSPVNLYGATKLTMEKLFIAGNAYAGAKETSFSIVRYGNVVGSRGSVIPLFLKLLSEGCKELPITDERMTRFWISLEEGVRLVLFALEESEGGEVFVPKIPSVRIVELARALCPDCSFKFIGIRPGEKLHESLIAEDEARDVRLVEGEGRHYFVLLPQFSFEAKALEKWKAFPKMPEGFFYRSDQNDWWLEGEELRAFLNKALKDVET